In Candidatus Nitrosarchaeum limnium SFB1, the following proteins share a genomic window:
- a CDS encoding Putative nucleoside-diphosphate sugar epimerase, with product MNKSILVTGATGFIGSRLVNSLIKKDYDVSSLIRKGKNGNQRSNIIFGDLTDSTLNISNIEFQNVFHLASHTPLERNKKILEKVNIEGTKKLFNSIKDKTKSFTYISGLGVYGETLDKIVDETFPHDPNTDFVKIRLEAQKFLEKNCKELGINFTVVYFGDVYGSGGWFYEMLVKRLLKNTFRMPKGGEYYKAFVHVEDAVGSMISIFEKNPSGGEYIIADNSSVKFKEFVDFTADSIGQNHPGSIPMFIAKAVLGGDLIKLLTTSMKVSNKKISQIYEFKFPSYQQGIPNVISELKTNNLLN from the coding sequence GTGAATAAGTCAATTCTAGTTACAGGGGCAACAGGGTTCATAGGTTCTCGATTAGTTAATTCATTGATAAAGAAAGATTATGATGTATCATCTTTAATTCGTAAAGGAAAAAATGGGAATCAAAGGTCAAATATTATTTTTGGAGATTTAACAGATTCTACGCTAAACATTTCCAACATAGAATTTCAAAATGTTTTTCATTTGGCATCACATACACCTCTTGAGAGGAACAAAAAAATTTTAGAAAAAGTGAATATAGAAGGAACAAAAAAATTATTTAACAGTATAAAAGACAAGACTAAATCATTTACATATATTTCAGGACTTGGAGTGTATGGAGAAACTTTGGACAAAATAGTAGACGAAACATTTCCGCATGATCCAAATACAGATTTTGTAAAAATTAGATTAGAAGCTCAAAAATTTCTTGAAAAAAATTGTAAAGAATTGGGAATTAATTTTACAGTAGTATATTTTGGTGACGTGTATGGTTCAGGAGGTTGGTTCTACGAGATGTTAGTAAAACGCCTTTTAAAAAATACTTTCAGAATGCCAAAGGGCGGAGAATATTACAAAGCATTTGTACATGTTGAAGATGCAGTAGGAAGCATGATATCGATTTTTGAGAAAAATCCATCAGGTGGAGAATACATCATAGCAGATAATTCATCTGTTAAATTCAAAGAATTTGTAGATTTTACCGCAGATAGTATTGGGCAAAACCATCCTGGAAGCATTCCTATGTTTATCGCAAAGGCTGTTCTTGGAGGAGATTTGATAAAACTACTAACCACATCAATGAAAGTATCAAACAAGAAAATATCACAAATATATGAATTCAAATTCCCATCATACCAGCAAGGCATACCAAACGTAATTTCAGAATTAAAAACAAATAATCTCCTGAATTAA
- a CDS encoding hypothetical protein (hypothetical protein CENSYa_1388), with amino-acid sequence MKKIIPRISTRGYYDLTYGKTLKNNSYFLYPKKSFDKLIGSKELVIVIHGLRNNNAGAIAKAVLVKNRLLHLGYTFPVVGFSYDSNTTGAHLLKHAKRALSAGQIIAQKNGRNLAMFIEYFKSVSPKTKIRLMGHSLGSQVILSTVVCLAKKVKILILLKVLISLVRQLHVMFHHQKNMENYWKK; translated from the coding sequence ATGAAAAAAATCATACCAAGAATTTCAACTAGGGGGTACTATGATCTTACATATGGTAAAACACTAAAAAATAATTCATATTTTTTATATCCAAAGAAATCTTTTGATAAGTTAATTGGTTCTAAAGAACTTGTTATTGTGATTCATGGATTACGAAATAACAATGCAGGTGCAATTGCAAAAGCTGTTTTGGTAAAAAATCGATTACTGCATTTAGGTTATACTTTTCCTGTTGTGGGATTTAGTTATGACTCTAATACTACAGGAGCACATTTACTAAAGCATGCTAAACGTGCACTTTCAGCGGGTCAAATTATTGCACAAAAAAATGGTCGTAATCTTGCAATGTTTATTGAATATTTCAAATCTGTTAGTCCTAAAACAAAGATTCGTCTTATGGGTCACTCTTTAGGATCTCAAGTGATTCTAAGTACTGTAGTATGTTTAGCAAAAAAAGTAAAAATACTGATATTATTGAAAGTGCTTATCTCTTTGGTGCGTCAATTACACGTGATGTTCCATCATCAAAAAAATATGGAAAACTACTGGAAAAAATAA
- a CDS encoding CoA-binding domain-containing protein → MEHDSYTDDEIREILSLKRVAVVGMSKNDYKAAHYVPKYLSENGFDIIPINPTTDEILGKKCYDNISDVEGDIDVLDVFRPSDLVLPVVEEAIKKKPKVIWLQEGIHNLQAEELARKNGIKIVFNRCMLAEHQRLF, encoded by the coding sequence ATGGAGCATGATTCTTACACGGATGATGAAATTCGAGAAATTCTTTCACTAAAACGTGTTGCAGTAGTTGGAATGTCCAAAAATGACTATAAGGCAGCACACTATGTCCCAAAATATCTGTCTGAAAATGGTTTTGATATTATTCCAATTAATCCAACTACTGATGAAATTTTAGGCAAAAAATGCTATGATAACATTTCAGATGTTGAAGGCGATATTGATGTACTTGATGTGTTTAGACCATCTGATCTTGTACTGCCAGTAGTAGAGGAGGCAATAAAGAAAAAACCTAAAGTTATTTGGCTCCAAGAGGGAATTCATAATTTACAAGCAGAAGAACTAGCAAGAAAAAATGGGATTAAAATTGTATTTAATAGATGCATGCTAGCCGAACATCAGAGACTTTTCTAA
- a CDS encoding NAD+ synthetase encodes MNQEIIDEIINQDYTEIICKIEEFLVQQIEKSKSNGVILGLSGGIDSAVLAYICKRILKEKTLAIIMPDTQITPRSETEDAMKMIALTGLEYKLIDIKPIVNEYSNYLEPNERAKGNLRARVRTNILYYYANVKNYLVLGSSDKSEYLIGYFTKFGDGASDIVPIISLYKLQVREIARVLGIPQNIIEKKSSPHLWKEHEAEKEIGVSYEEIDSILYCIFEKKFSNEKTAETLHIEKQIVDKIYKLHLDSTHKRQLQQKPFEDD; translated from the coding sequence ATGAATCAAGAGATCATAGATGAGATCATTAATCAAGATTATACAGAAATCATATGCAAAATTGAAGAATTTCTGGTACAACAGATTGAAAAAAGTAAATCTAACGGAGTAATTCTTGGTCTGAGTGGTGGCATTGACTCTGCAGTATTAGCATACATTTGTAAGAGAATTCTCAAAGAAAAAACACTTGCAATAATAATGCCAGACACTCAAATTACACCAAGATCAGAAACAGAAGATGCAATGAAAATGATTGCCCTTACAGGTTTAGAATACAAACTAATTGATATCAAACCTATTGTAAACGAATATTCAAACTATTTAGAGCCAAATGAACGAGCAAAAGGAAATCTAAGAGCTCGTGTTAGAACAAACATTCTGTATTATTATGCTAATGTGAAAAATTATCTAGTATTAGGTTCCAGTGACAAAAGTGAGTATTTGATTGGATACTTTACAAAATTTGGAGATGGTGCATCAGACATAGTTCCAATTATTTCATTATACAAATTACAAGTAAGAGAAATTGCCAGAGTTTTAGGAATACCACAAAACATTATTGAAAAAAAGAGCAGCCCACATCTATGGAAAGAACACGAGGCTGAAAAAGAGATAGGGGTATCGTATGAAGAGATAGATTCCATACTTTATTGCATATTTGAGAAAAAATTTTCAAATGAAAAAACTGCAGAGACATTACACATTGAAAAGCAAATAGTAGATAAAATTTACAAATTACATCTAGATAGCACACACAAAAGACAACTACAACAAAAACCATTTGAGGATGACTAA
- a CDS encoding hypothetical protein (hypothetical protein Nmar_0983), translating into MESTPDEPKDVIVLGAIKKGAKKFDKIQKMAQIDPDELNSILEKLEERKLIEVEEKKSWLGKKIEIKITEKGSKEVDERIHELQGKWDQMSMLYKSGDKQKLKEYMDDNKSILPMMMFFGIMDMMMFSMMFSMMGMMMTDYVPAESIPSDMGGDASSDGGFDGGSDGGGFDFDVGF; encoded by the coding sequence ATGGAATCAACTCCAGATGAGCCAAAGGACGTAATTGTACTTGGAGCGATTAAAAAAGGAGCTAAGAAATTTGACAAAATACAAAAAATGGCTCAGATAGATCCAGATGAACTTAATTCAATTCTTGAAAAGTTAGAAGAAAGAAAGCTAATAGAAGTTGAAGAAAAAAAGAGTTGGCTTGGTAAAAAAATTGAGATCAAGATTACTGAAAAAGGTTCAAAAGAAGTAGATGAGAGAATACATGAATTACAAGGAAAATGGGACCAAATGTCAATGTTATACAAAAGTGGAGATAAACAAAAATTAAAAGAATACATGGATGATAACAAGTCAATCCTGCCCATGATGATGTTCTTTGGAATAATGGATATGATGATGTTCTCAATGATGTTTAGTATGATGGGTATGATGATGACAGATTATGTCCCAGCAGAAAGCATTCCAAGTGACATGGGAGGAGATGCATCATCAGATGGTGGTTTTGACGGTGGTTCTGATGGAGGTGGATTTGACTTTGATGTTGGATTCTAA
- a CDS encoding Rieske (2Fe-2S) domain-containing protein yields the protein MAWKKIAEKTEIAAGKGKAFKIEGKQVAIFNQDGYHAIDDLCVHQDGSIAPGKLEGDIVECPLHFWHYNIKTGELKDYLKDVKLATYPVEARNDGIYIDI from the coding sequence ATGGCTTGGAAGAAAATTGCAGAAAAAACAGAGATTGCCGCTGGAAAAGGGAAGGCATTTAAAATCGAGGGAAAGCAAGTTGCAATTTTTAATCAAGATGGATATCATGCAATAGATGATCTTTGTGTTCATCAGGATGGCTCAATTGCACCAGGTAAGCTGGAAGGAGACATTGTAGAGTGCCCATTGCACTTTTGGCATTACAATATCAAGACAGGCGAACTAAAAGACTATCTTAAAGATGTAAAATTAGCAACTTATCCAGTAGAAGCTAGAAACGATGGAATTTACATAGACATTTAG
- a CDS encoding hypothetical protein (hypothetical protein Nmar_0970), translated as MNAWNKFWNWYENKILGSIIIIAIIQFIQIPHMIWNADMMLQTGMISRIHPIIDWFLYGVDLIEIISIINVGMIMFSLIKKRKIEQGLAKKNIQ; from the coding sequence ATGAATGCATGGAATAAATTTTGGAATTGGTATGAAAATAAAATTTTAGGTAGCATAATCATAATTGCAATAATACAATTCATCCAAATCCCACATATGATTTGGAATGCAGATATGATGTTACAGACAGGCATGATATCAAGAATTCATCCAATAATAGACTGGTTTTTGTATGGGGTAGACCTAATAGAAATAATATCAATTATCAATGTTGGAATGATCATGTTTAGTCTAATTAAAAAAAGAAAAATAGAACAAGGCCTAGCTAAGAAAAATATACAATAA
- a CDS encoding methionyl-tRNA synthetase, whose product MNNKAIITSALPYANGEIHLGHVASTYLPADVTTRFLKLKGVEAYYFCASDDFGTPILIQSEKEGKTPSEYVAHWNKRDYDDFTAFGIDFDFFYKTSSSENIAFVQDVFKKLNNAGHIYEKEIIQFYCKNDQKFLPDRYVKGVCPYCNASDQYSDLCESCGRVPEEISDPKCSICGQTPTKEKTTHFFFKLKNFGDALYKWLDENENLQKDVKKYVQNWIKSGLIDWDITRDISWGVPVPVDNAKDKVFYGWFDNHLAYISTALKFLDNKGINGKEFWNSADIYHFIGKDIVYHHFLFLPAMRLGINSEYKLPDFIPTRGHLTLQSKKISKSRNWYIGLKQFLEYYPADYLRYYLIAINPYSQDDLNFDWDEFTNRINSELIGNLGNFVNRALGFTKKAFDGIIPETEPYDKKDIEAETKIKNLAGELNLLMEQNHLDRALKKIMEFSSYFNQYFQHKEPWKKGPGTTNCVFLSVNAARSMAIAIFPFIPESSQKIWEQLGFSGKVNDNKWETLSEIDVKSGHVLGDATPLFVKVEEEDIAKYKKQLGPSQ is encoded by the coding sequence ATGAATAACAAAGCAATCATTACTAGTGCCTTACCTTATGCAAATGGGGAAATCCATTTAGGACATGTTGCATCAACATATTTGCCTGCAGATGTTACTACAAGATTTCTTAAATTAAAAGGCGTAGAGGCTTACTATTTTTGTGCATCTGATGATTTTGGTACCCCTATTCTGATACAGTCTGAAAAAGAAGGAAAAACTCCCTCAGAATATGTTGCACACTGGAATAAACGTGATTATGATGATTTTACTGCATTTGGAATTGATTTTGATTTTTTCTACAAAACAAGTTCTTCAGAAAACATTGCTTTTGTTCAAGATGTATTTAAAAAACTAAACAATGCTGGACATATTTACGAAAAAGAAATTATTCAATTTTATTGTAAAAATGATCAAAAATTTCTTCCTGATAGATATGTTAAAGGTGTCTGTCCCTATTGTAATGCCTCTGATCAATACTCTGATCTGTGTGAAAGTTGTGGACGTGTTCCAGAAGAAATCTCTGACCCCAAGTGTTCTATTTGTGGACAAACCCCTACCAAAGAAAAAACAACTCATTTCTTTTTCAAATTAAAGAATTTTGGTGATGCTCTTTACAAATGGCTAGATGAAAACGAAAATTTACAAAAAGACGTAAAAAAATATGTTCAAAACTGGATTAAATCTGGTCTTATTGATTGGGATATCACACGTGATATCTCTTGGGGTGTTCCAGTGCCAGTTGATAATGCAAAAGACAAAGTGTTCTATGGTTGGTTTGATAATCATCTTGCATACATCTCAACCGCATTAAAGTTTCTTGACAATAAAGGCATTAACGGAAAAGAATTTTGGAATTCTGCAGATATCTATCATTTTATTGGTAAGGATATAGTTTATCACCATTTTCTATTTTTGCCTGCAATGCGTTTAGGGATAAACAGTGAATACAAGTTACCTGATTTTATTCCAACTCGAGGTCACCTTACATTACAATCGAAGAAAATTTCAAAAAGCAGAAATTGGTATATTGGACTAAAACAATTCTTAGAATATTATCCTGCAGATTATCTGAGATATTATCTAATTGCAATAAATCCCTATTCTCAGGATGATTTGAATTTTGATTGGGATGAATTTACCAATAGAATAAATTCCGAATTGATTGGAAATCTTGGAAATTTTGTAAACCGTGCACTAGGATTTACAAAAAAAGCATTTGATGGAATAATTCCTGAAACTGAGCCCTACGATAAAAAAGACATTGAAGCTGAGACGAAAATAAAAAATCTTGCAGGAGAACTTAACCTTTTAATGGAGCAAAATCACTTAGATAGGGCACTAAAGAAAATCATGGAATTCTCATCTTACTTTAATCAATATTTCCAGCACAAAGAACCATGGAAAAAAGGTCCCGGAACTACAAACTGTGTATTTTTATCTGTAAATGCAGCTCGCAGTATGGCGATAGCCATTTTTCCATTTATCCCAGAATCATCTCAAAAAATTTGGGAGCAATTAGGATTTTCTGGTAAAGTAAATGACAACAAATGGGAAACATTGTCTGAAATTGATGTAAAGTCAGGCCATGTTTTAGGTGATGCGACTCCATTATTTGTCAAAGTTGAAGAGGAAGATATTGCAAAATACAAAAAACAACTAGGCCCATCACAATGA
- a CDS encoding adenosylhomocysteinase, with amino-acid sequence MQILDNTINRLKKSKPLKGITLGFCLHITKETSVLLMGAKELGATVACCGGNPLTTQDDIAAFLASQGIHVYAWHGQSVKEYDWCIDQVLNHKPTILTDDGADMNVKAHFDNRYKNMKILGATEETTAGVTRIRAVENQGKLRYPVILVNEAYTKHMFDNRYGTGQSTIDGYLRAMNLLMASKRVVVVGYGWVGRGVAARCHGMGSKVIVTEIDPVKALEAHMDGFEVMPMSQACKLGDIFITCTGMTSVIRKEHILQMKNGAIMGNVGHFDVEIDSKFLLKESKSVKRVRPNLDECTLKNGKYVYLIGEGRLANLVAAEGHPPEVMAQSFSNQILSVLYILKNHEKIGNKIINVPEEIDKQVAVDALKAMDVKIDKLTPEQVKYAKSW; translated from the coding sequence ATGCAAATTTTAGATAATACCATTAACCGATTAAAAAAATCAAAACCTCTTAAAGGAATCACTTTGGGATTTTGTCTGCATATTACAAAGGAAACATCTGTTCTTTTAATGGGTGCAAAAGAACTTGGAGCAACTGTTGCATGTTGTGGTGGCAATCCCCTTACTACTCAAGATGATATTGCTGCATTTTTGGCATCACAAGGAATTCATGTTTATGCTTGGCATGGTCAATCTGTAAAGGAATATGATTGGTGCATTGATCAAGTGTTGAATCACAAACCAACTATCTTGACTGATGATGGAGCAGACATGAATGTAAAAGCACACTTTGATAACAGATACAAGAATATGAAAATACTTGGTGCAACTGAAGAAACAACTGCAGGTGTAACTAGAATAAGAGCAGTTGAAAATCAAGGCAAGCTACGTTATCCTGTAATTTTAGTAAATGAAGCTTACACAAAACACATGTTTGATAATAGATATGGTACTGGACAAAGTACTATTGATGGATATCTGCGCGCAATGAACTTGCTTATGGCATCAAAGAGAGTTGTAGTTGTTGGCTATGGCTGGGTAGGTCGTGGTGTTGCAGCAAGATGTCATGGAATGGGGTCAAAAGTAATTGTGACTGAAATTGATCCTGTTAAGGCATTAGAAGCTCACATGGATGGATTTGAAGTTATGCCGATGTCACAAGCCTGCAAATTAGGTGATATTTTCATTACATGTACTGGAATGACTAGTGTAATTAGAAAAGAGCACATTCTACAAATGAAAAATGGTGCTATAATGGGAAATGTTGGTCACTTTGATGTTGAAATTGATAGCAAATTTTTACTAAAGGAATCAAAATCAGTAAAACGAGTTAGACCAAATCTTGACGAGTGTACTTTGAAAAACGGCAAGTATGTTTATCTTATTGGTGAAGGAAGACTGGCAAATCTCGTTGCCGCAGAAGGACATCCTCCAGAAGTAATGGCACAATCATTTTCTAATCAGATCTTATCCGTTTTGTATATTCTTAAAAACCATGAAAAAATTGGCAATAAAATTATCAATGTTCCAGAAGAAATCGATAAACAAGTTGCAGTAGATGCACTAAAGGCAATGGATGTAAAAATCGATAAACTTACTCCAGAACAAGTAAAGTATGCCAAAAGTTGGTAA
- a CDS encoding hypothetical protein (hypothetical protein Nmar_0981) gives MHASRTSETFLSMTFDSFYNDLIELASKHEKNNTALKVEKDPEFDIVKVLGENITALARAKNGLNDMSELAYATAEHHPYWNLIYSCSEIANTVLEKWKNNLSKKDIDDIEWAIKELHQSLEKIKEKIPDSI, from the coding sequence ATGCATGCTAGCCGAACATCAGAGACTTTTCTAAGTATGACTTTTGATTCTTTTTACAATGATTTAATTGAATTAGCAAGCAAACATGAGAAAAATAATACTGCGTTAAAAGTTGAAAAAGACCCAGAATTTGACATCGTCAAAGTTCTCGGTGAAAACATCACCGCTTTAGCAAGAGCTAAAAATGGATTAAATGACATGTCTGAGCTTGCATATGCAACAGCAGAGCATCATCCTTACTGGAATCTTATTTACAGTTGTTCTGAAATAGCCAATACCGTTCTAGAAAAATGGAAAAACAACCTATCAAAAAAAGATATAGATGACATAGAGTGGGCAATCAAAGAGTTACACCAATCGCTTGAAAAAATTAAAGAAAAAATTCCTGACTCTATCTAG
- a CDS encoding translation-associated GTPase, which yields MPIKLGLIGKTNTGKTTFYNAATLSSEEISSYPFTTKKPVSGIAHAITLCVHPEFKIQDNPNNSKCVEGWRYIPVELIDLPGLIKDAWKGKGLGNQFLSIAAQSDALLHVVDASGGIDSSGKISEVGSGDPISDFADIEEELTMWYHKILEGNRDKVSKLIRNGSGIIDAITDLYRGIGVNKTHVKDALTTLGLEEKDFDNFDMFDTKKLATYLRKISKPTLIVANKIDVEGADKNFARLRERYNDSIVIPVSGDSEFSLRRAEQKGLIKYSPGSEQFEIIKSEDLNEKQINALDFIKKGIMGEYMRTGVQFAINVAVFKLLKMNSIYPVADESNLSDKKGRILPDLILLKAGATIADLAKEIHTDLTKGLLYGKDLRYNLRLPVDYQLRDRDVVSLVSASKK from the coding sequence ATGCCAATCAAACTAGGATTAATAGGCAAAACAAATACTGGAAAAACTACATTTTACAACGCTGCAACCTTATCTTCTGAGGAGATTTCGTCTTATCCATTTACAACTAAAAAACCTGTTTCTGGAATTGCACATGCAATTACGTTATGTGTTCATCCTGAATTCAAAATACAAGACAATCCAAATAATTCAAAATGCGTTGAAGGTTGGAGATACATTCCAGTTGAACTGATTGATTTGCCTGGTTTGATCAAAGATGCATGGAAAGGTAAGGGATTGGGGAATCAATTTTTGTCTATTGCTGCACAATCTGATGCATTACTTCATGTAGTTGATGCATCTGGAGGAATAGATTCTTCTGGTAAGATAAGCGAGGTTGGAAGCGGTGATCCGATATCTGATTTTGCAGACATTGAAGAGGAGCTAACAATGTGGTATCATAAAATTTTGGAAGGAAATCGAGATAAAGTTTCAAAATTAATTCGAAATGGATCTGGAATTATTGATGCCATTACTGATTTGTATCGTGGTATAGGTGTCAATAAAACACATGTAAAGGATGCCTTGACTACCCTTGGTCTTGAAGAAAAAGACTTTGATAATTTTGATATGTTTGACACTAAAAAACTCGCAACATATCTTAGAAAAATTTCAAAGCCAACATTAATTGTTGCAAATAAAATTGATGTTGAAGGCGCAGACAAAAATTTTGCTAGACTAAGAGAACGTTATAATGATTCAATTGTAATTCCTGTTAGTGGTGACAGTGAATTCAGTCTAAGGCGGGCTGAACAAAAAGGACTGATCAAATATTCTCCAGGCTCTGAACAATTTGAAATAATTAAATCTGAAGATCTTAATGAAAAACAAATCAATGCACTGGATTTCATAAAAAAAGGAATAATGGGTGAATACATGAGAACGGGTGTTCAATTTGCAATAAATGTCGCAGTATTCAAACTTCTAAAGATGAATTCAATTTATCCTGTGGCAGACGAGAGCAATCTTTCAGATAAAAAAGGTCGTATACTACCTGATTTGATCTTGCTTAAAGCAGGAGCAACCATTGCCGATCTCGCAAAAGAAATTCATACTGATCTTACTAAAGGACTCCTCTATGGAAAAGATTTGAGATATAATCTAAGATTACCTGTAGATTATCAACTAAGAGATAGGGATGTTGTATCTTTAGTTAGTGCTTCAAAAAAATAA
- a CDS encoding cysteinyl-tRNA synthetase has translation MKLQDTLSNSVQTLDISKEVKIYLCGVTVYDESHIGHARTIIVFDVLRKYLESKGIEVNFIQNFTDVDDKIINRAKLENTTAEQISSKYIENYYKDFDGLNVKRASNYPKATEHIKDIENFIEKLIQKDIAYVSKNGVYFSVSKFSQYGKLSKKKIDELQSGARIEVDEAKKDPLDFALWKFSNVKPIWDSPWGKGRPGWHIECSAMSIKYLGENFDIHGGGRDLIFPHHENEIAQSESFTSKQFAKIWMHVGMVTINGEKMSKSLGNIRSIKHVLDNWGPNVIRLFCLSGHYSKPIDYSEELLKENLTKWRQAEICFYELIHANNENSNTDIKSIIEKTSREFNNALESDLNTHLALSSFFKLIKEINYLAAEEKISKKHAESVIPELERMMKILGLVIPKITHEEKQEINNMISEREQLRKEKKFQDADKIRDRLNEMNIELIDHKGKTIWARKEKIKAEQ, from the coding sequence ATGAAACTACAAGACACATTAAGCAATTCAGTGCAAACATTAGATATTTCTAAAGAGGTAAAGATTTACCTCTGTGGCGTAACAGTTTACGATGAATCACATATTGGTCATGCAAGGACAATAATTGTTTTTGACGTATTAAGAAAATATCTCGAGAGTAAGGGAATTGAGGTAAATTTTATCCAGAACTTTACTGATGTAGATGATAAGATAATTAATCGTGCAAAATTAGAAAATACAACTGCAGAACAAATCAGTTCAAAATATATCGAAAATTATTACAAAGATTTTGATGGGTTGAATGTAAAGCGAGCATCAAATTATCCAAAAGCTACCGAACACATTAAGGATATTGAAAACTTTATTGAAAAATTAATTCAAAAAGACATTGCATATGTTTCAAAAAATGGAGTATATTTTTCAGTATCAAAGTTTTCTCAATATGGTAAATTATCAAAAAAGAAGATTGACGAGTTACAGTCAGGAGCAAGAATAGAAGTAGATGAGGCAAAAAAAGATCCACTAGACTTTGCACTGTGGAAATTCTCAAATGTAAAACCAATTTGGGATAGTCCTTGGGGGAAAGGCAGGCCTGGATGGCACATCGAATGCTCTGCCATGAGCATAAAATACCTAGGAGAGAATTTCGACATCCATGGTGGGGGGAGAGACTTGATATTTCCGCACCATGAAAATGAAATTGCGCAATCAGAGTCATTTACATCGAAACAGTTTGCAAAAATCTGGATGCATGTGGGTATGGTCACAATTAACGGTGAAAAAATGTCAAAATCACTTGGAAACATTAGATCAATAAAACATGTGTTAGATAACTGGGGCCCAAATGTCATCAGATTATTTTGTTTGTCAGGGCATTATTCAAAACCAATAGATTATTCTGAAGAACTACTAAAAGAAAATCTTACAAAATGGCGTCAAGCTGAAATATGCTTTTATGAATTAATTCATGCAAACAATGAAAATAGCAATACAGACATAAAATCAATCATAGAAAAAACAAGTAGAGAGTTTAATAATGCATTAGAATCAGATTTGAATACTCATCTTGCATTGTCATCTTTTTTTAAATTGATAAAAGAAATAAACTATTTAGCTGCTGAAGAAAAGATAAGTAAAAAACATGCAGAAAGTGTTATTCCAGAATTAGAGAGAATGATGAAAATTTTAGGATTAGTAATTCCAAAAATAACGCATGAGGAAAAGCAAGAAATAAACAACATGATTTCAGAAAGAGAACAATTAAGAAAAGAAAAGAAATTTCAAGATGCGGATAAAATTAGAGACAGACTCAATGAAATGAACATAGAATTAATTGATCATAAAGGCAAGACAATCTGGGCAAGAAAAGAAAAAATAAAAGCAGAACAGTAA